One part of the Clostridium thermosuccinogenes genome encodes these proteins:
- a CDS encoding murein hydrolase activator EnvC family protein, producing the protein MKRLVLFFMVFALIFVNMAPAHADELSKAKEEKKNIEQEMKNVAKDKKEYESKIKETENQKKALEEERKKADSELKNLQSEVATLNDIILALDAELEAAEDKYQNQVAMLKTRIKVMYENSSVTYLQTLIESKSIIDFFERLQLISLISENDKNLVEELDAAKKDLDYKRQMKESQKKKLEEDVKDKEEKIQSLVASRNQADRKIKEYEMTLEDLEKREDELIKKSQEITKRIEKLMSEAQYSGGIMKWPCPSSTTISSYYGNRYHPILKKNKLHTGIDIAAARGASIVAAAAGTVIVAEWQTGYGNTVIIDHGGKIATLYGHADKILVKVGDKVKAGDTIAKVGSTGWSTGPHLHFEVIKNGQTQNPLDYLGKKK; encoded by the coding sequence GTGAAGAGGCTTGTCTTGTTTTTCATGGTTTTTGCCTTGATATTTGTTAATATGGCTCCTGCTCATGCAGATGAGCTGTCGAAGGCGAAAGAGGAAAAGAAAAATATTGAGCAAGAAATGAAGAATGTCGCTAAGGATAAAAAAGAATACGAGAGCAAAATAAAAGAAACTGAAAACCAAAAAAAAGCATTGGAGGAAGAACGGAAAAAGGCAGACAGCGAATTGAAAAACCTGCAAAGTGAGGTTGCAACCCTTAACGACATAATACTGGCTTTGGATGCGGAGCTGGAAGCTGCCGAGGATAAATATCAAAACCAGGTGGCGATGCTTAAAACCAGGATTAAGGTAATGTATGAAAACTCAAGTGTTACATATTTGCAGACTTTGATCGAGTCAAAAAGCATAATCGATTTTTTTGAGAGGCTTCAGCTGATCTCCCTCATATCGGAAAACGACAAGAATCTGGTGGAGGAATTAGATGCGGCCAAAAAAGACCTTGATTATAAAAGGCAGATGAAAGAATCCCAAAAGAAAAAGCTGGAAGAGGATGTGAAGGACAAGGAAGAGAAAATTCAGTCATTGGTAGCATCCAGAAATCAGGCCGACAGAAAGATAAAAGAGTATGAGATGACCCTGGAAGATCTGGAGAAGAGGGAAGATGAGCTGATCAAAAAGAGCCAGGAAATCACGAAGCGCATAGAAAAGCTGATGAGCGAAGCTCAGTACTCCGGGGGCATCATGAAATGGCCCTGCCCCAGCTCGACTACGATATCTTCATATTATGGCAACCGTTATCATCCCATATTAAAAAAGAACAAGCTTCATACGGGTATAGATATCGCAGCCGCAAGAGGTGCCTCCATAGTTGCAGCTGCTGCCGGAACAGTTATCGTGGCGGAATGGCAGACTGGGTATGGCAATACCGTAATTATTGACCATGGAGGCAAGATAGCGACTTTGTATGGGCATGCGGACAAGATCCTGGTAAAAGTCGGAGACAAAGTCAAGGCAGGGGATACAATAGCCAAGGTAGGTTCCACAGGCTGGTCCACCGGACCCCACCTGCATTTTGAAGTCATCAAGAACGGTCAGACGCAGAATCCTTTAGATTACTTGGGCAAAAAGAAATAG
- the hslO gene encoding Hsp33 family molecular chaperone HslO, giving the protein MSDYIVRATAADGAIRAFAAVTTRMVGEAASIHNLSPVASAALGRTMTAAAIMSRMRLTSEEDALTIQIKGNGPLGGIVVASDYESNVRGYVYNPDVDIPLNSMGKLDVGGAVGKVGYMNVIMDLGLKEPYIGYVDLVTGEIGDDVAYYFAKSEQTPSIVALGVLVDVDGSILNAGGYIVQLMPGAGDDIIDYLEEKIRTLAPVTKLLSEGKTPEDILEMLFGEKSLKIAEKSPCRFVCNCSRERMERNLISLGRDELADMIEEQHGAELQCHFCNKKYYFSEEELKSLIHQEN; this is encoded by the coding sequence ATGTCGGATTACATTGTAAGAGCTACAGCTGCAGATGGAGCGATAAGGGCTTTTGCGGCAGTAACAACACGAATGGTGGGAGAAGCGGCTTCCATACATAACCTTTCCCCGGTAGCCTCGGCTGCTTTGGGTAGAACCATGACGGCGGCAGCGATTATGTCAAGAATGCGGCTTACCAGTGAGGAGGATGCCCTTACCATTCAGATAAAGGGAAATGGTCCTTTGGGGGGGATTGTTGTAGCTTCCGATTATGAATCAAATGTACGGGGATATGTGTACAATCCCGATGTGGATATTCCTCTGAATTCTATGGGTAAGCTGGATGTTGGCGGTGCCGTAGGCAAGGTAGGGTATATGAACGTTATTATGGATTTGGGATTGAAAGAGCCTTATATAGGGTATGTTGACCTGGTGACCGGAGAGATAGGGGACGATGTGGCGTACTATTTCGCAAAATCGGAACAGACCCCATCAATAGTGGCATTAGGTGTGCTTGTCGATGTGGATGGCTCCATATTGAATGCCGGAGGTTATATAGTCCAGCTGATGCCGGGAGCAGGGGATGATATCATAGACTACCTGGAAGAGAAAATCAGAACGCTGGCACCGGTCACTAAACTGCTTTCTGAAGGTAAAACTCCTGAAGATATTCTGGAAATGCTGTTTGGAGAAAAATCCCTGAAAATCGCGGAAAAATCCCCATGCAGATTTGTATGCAACTGTTCGAGGGAACGCATGGAAAGAAACCTTATCAGCCTTGGAAGAGATGAGCTGGCGGATATGATAGAGGAACAGCATGGCGCTGAGCTTCAATGCCATTTCTGCAATAAAAAATATTATTTTTCCGAGGAGGAATTGAAAAGTCTGATACATCAGGAAAATTAG
- a CDS encoding S41 family peptidase, translated as MKRNRGLLLAAIILVVVTSMATFAVSALIFLGWGNINQGVIYFNPDTVDQSIVAKFNKVRSILKNEYYENVDENKLLEGAIAGMADSLGDPYTAYYTKEEWKMYSESITGSYVGIGVSISLGEDNLVTIVEPFEGSPAEEVGMKKGDKIIRVDGKDVRGVKDGDAVVNMIRGPENTKVKITVYRPSNGEMLEFDLARKKIKIANIKSRMLEDNIGYIRIVKFDSEINRYFNEHLNKLISNGMKALVIDVRDNPGGYYDQVVAICDRLLPEGTIVYTEDKYKRQDVKKSDAKELGMPIAVLINSNSASASEILAGAIKDHKKGTLVGTKTFGKGLVQASSTLDDGSGLKVTIARYFTPSGVCIHGAGIMPDIEIDVPEEYKDSPISDIPPEKDIQLKAAVENLKGKIK; from the coding sequence TTGAAGAGAAACAGAGGACTTTTGCTGGCTGCCATAATTTTGGTGGTTGTTACATCCATGGCAACCTTTGCTGTTTCAGCGCTTATCTTTCTGGGTTGGGGCAACATAAACCAGGGTGTGATATATTTTAACCCGGATACCGTTGATCAAAGCATAGTTGCCAAATTTAATAAAGTTCGCAGCATTTTGAAAAATGAATATTATGAAAATGTAGACGAAAACAAGCTTCTGGAAGGTGCCATCGCCGGTATGGCCGATTCTCTGGGAGATCCGTATACCGCATATTATACAAAGGAAGAATGGAAAATGTATTCCGAAAGCATAACCGGAAGCTATGTGGGTATCGGAGTGAGCATATCCTTAGGTGAAGATAACCTTGTCACCATTGTGGAGCCTTTTGAAGGTTCTCCGGCCGAAGAGGTAGGAATGAAGAAAGGAGACAAGATTATCAGGGTTGACGGCAAGGATGTAAGAGGCGTAAAGGACGGAGACGCGGTAGTCAACATGATAAGAGGACCGGAGAATACAAAGGTCAAAATTACCGTATACAGGCCTTCCAATGGCGAAATGCTGGAATTCGACCTGGCCCGCAAAAAAATAAAGATTGCCAACATAAAGAGCAGAATGCTGGAGGACAATATCGGATATATAAGGATTGTGAAATTCGATAGTGAAATTAACAGGTATTTCAACGAGCATCTGAACAAGCTCATAAGCAATGGAATGAAAGCCCTGGTGATTGATGTGAGGGATAATCCGGGAGGTTATTACGACCAGGTGGTAGCCATCTGCGATCGGCTGCTTCCGGAGGGTACCATTGTCTATACGGAGGACAAATATAAGAGGCAGGATGTTAAAAAATCGGATGCAAAAGAACTGGGCATGCCAATAGCTGTATTGATAAACAGCAACAGCGCCAGCGCTTCGGAAATTTTGGCCGGGGCCATAAAGGACCACAAGAAGGGCACGCTGGTGGGTACAAAGACCTTCGGCAAGGGTTTGGTGCAGGCATCCTCCACCCTGGATGACGGTTCGGGATTAAAGGTTACCATAGCCAGGTATTTTACACCGTCGGGCGTATGCATCCATGGTGCGGGAATTATGCCGGATATAGAAATCGATGTTCCGGAGGAATACAAGGACAGCCCGATATCTGACATACCTCCGGAGAAGGACATACAGCTAAAGGCAGCTGTGGAGAATCTGAAAGGAAAGATAAAATAA
- the ftsE gene encoding cell division ATP-binding protein FtsE — MVEFKNVMKRYPNGTVALNGVNIKINKGEFVFIIGSSGSGKSTLLKLIMKEEDPTEGEIVVNGYRVSSMRRKEVPNLRRSLGVVFQDFRLLPNKTVYENVAFAMQVVEALPREIRRQVPMALALVGLSRKANAYPGQLSGGEQQRVALARAIVNSPSLLIADEPTGNLDPETSWEIMRLLGEINQRGTTVIVATHEKSIVDLMKKRVIAINKGIIVRDQQKGLYKDEDKNSPIHI; from the coding sequence GTGGTTGAATTTAAGAATGTGATGAAGAGGTATCCCAATGGGACTGTGGCGTTAAATGGTGTAAACATTAAGATAAACAAAGGGGAGTTTGTGTTCATAATAGGCTCCAGCGGATCAGGTAAATCAACTTTGCTAAAGCTTATAATGAAGGAAGAGGACCCGACGGAAGGCGAAATAGTAGTAAATGGTTACAGGGTCTCTTCCATGAGGAGGAAGGAAGTTCCAAACTTAAGAAGAAGCTTGGGGGTAGTTTTCCAGGATTTCAGGCTTCTTCCCAACAAAACCGTGTACGAAAATGTGGCTTTTGCGATGCAGGTGGTAGAAGCCCTTCCAAGGGAGATCAGGCGGCAGGTGCCGATGGCTTTGGCTCTTGTAGGGCTTAGCCGCAAGGCCAATGCTTACCCCGGGCAGCTGTCCGGAGGAGAACAGCAGAGAGTGGCTCTGGCGAGGGCGATAGTAAACAGCCCTTCCCTGCTTATAGCGGACGAGCCTACGGGAAATCTTGACCCGGAAACCTCATGGGAAATCATGAGGCTGCTGGGGGAGATAAATCAGAGGGGAACCACTGTAATAGTTGCCACTCATGAAAAGTCTATCGTTGATTTGATGAAGAAAAGAGTTATAGCGATCAACAAAGGAATAATCGTTCGAGATCAACAGAAAGGACTATATAAAGATGAAGATAAGAACAGCCCGATACATATTTAA
- a CDS encoding cold-shock protein produces MERGRVKWFNAEKGYGFIEREDGNDVFVHFSAIAMEGFKTLEEGAEVEFDVVEGAKGPQAANVQKIQ; encoded by the coding sequence ATGGAAAGAGGAAGAGTAAAATGGTTCAATGCTGAAAAGGGATACGGGTTTATTGAAAGGGAAGATGGAAACGACGTATTCGTTCATTTTTCAGCAATAGCAATGGAAGGTTTTAAAACTTTAGAAGAAGGTGCCGAAGTAGAATTTGATGTTGTTGAAGGAGCTAAGGGACCTCAGGCTGCAAACGTTCAGAAAATACAGTAA
- a CDS encoding class I SAM-dependent DNA methyltransferase: protein MAYTNFAYIYDRLMYDIDYSKWANYIEEIFKRNKAEVSLLLDLGCGTGSFCLEMAKRGYDMIGIDISSDMLCCARKKFEDQGKDILLLNQDMTRFELYGTVDAVVCLMDSVNYITNKRDLKRMFKLVQNYLNPHGLFIFDINSAYKLEKVLADNVFYDVGEDIAYIWQNNYDRRNRICEFDLTFFVKEGEHYERYDEIHRERAYLSEEIMELIDASGLKLLDMYDQLSFSPPKDESERIFFVCRKE from the coding sequence ATGGCATATACAAACTTTGCATATATCTATGACAGACTTATGTATGATATTGATTATTCAAAATGGGCAAATTATATTGAAGAGATTTTTAAAAGAAATAAAGCTGAAGTTTCGCTGCTTCTGGATTTGGGGTGCGGGACCGGAAGCTTTTGCCTTGAAATGGCCAAAAGAGGCTATGATATGATAGGTATTGATATATCTTCCGACATGCTGTGCTGCGCCAGAAAAAAGTTTGAAGACCAGGGAAAGGATATCCTTCTTCTTAACCAGGATATGACCCGTTTTGAGCTTTACGGTACGGTGGATGCCGTCGTATGTCTTATGGACAGCGTAAATTACATCACAAACAAGAGAGATTTAAAAAGAATGTTCAAGCTTGTGCAAAATTACCTAAATCCCCACGGCTTGTTCATATTTGATATTAATTCGGCTTATAAGCTTGAGAAGGTGCTGGCTGACAACGTTTTTTACGATGTGGGGGAGGATATTGCCTATATATGGCAGAACAACTATGACCGAAGGAACAGGATATGTGAGTTTGACCTGACCTTTTTTGTAAAGGAAGGAGAACATTATGAAAGATACGACGAGATTCACAGAGAAAGGGCTTATTTATCAGAGGAGATAATGGAATTAATTGACGCTTCGGGTTTGAAGCTTTTGGATATGTATGACCAACTGAGCTTTTCACCTCCTAAGGATGAGAGTGAAAGGATATTTTTTGTTTGCCGCAAAGAGTAG
- a CDS encoding PucR family transcriptional regulator: MTSKLFQNLIYQIKSIISQEFGILDEYGQIIACSDDSKVGKEIPIPQKLNETDDVCISGNYAYKRIYIKKKPEYIAFIEYTDETSLKFLSLISINVINMKLYYDEKFDKSSFLKNVLMGNALPGEIAVKAKELHIAYNAYRVVFLIKTEKNKEMYVHETIQGLFPNKSKDFIIVLDDEFTVLIKELKPDSDLKEIEKVARSIVDTLNTETMVKAMVGIGTVADSLAGTMQSFKEAKTALTVGDIFSNDSSIFHYNNLGLGRLIYQLPENLCRLFLKEVFKEGSFESLDAEYLTTIQKFFDNNLNVSETARQMFVHRNTLVYRLDKIKKITGLDLTRFDDAIILKFAMLIKKYLDRGAKEKGLNKLED, encoded by the coding sequence TTGACATCAAAGCTTTTTCAAAATCTGATTTATCAGATAAAAAGCATAATAAGTCAGGAATTTGGAATTCTTGATGAGTATGGCCAAATAATAGCCTGTTCGGATGATTCGAAGGTCGGAAAAGAAATTCCAATTCCCCAGAAACTGAATGAAACCGATGATGTTTGCATATCGGGGAATTACGCGTACAAGAGGATTTATATAAAAAAGAAGCCGGAATATATCGCGTTTATTGAGTATACCGATGAAACCAGCTTGAAATTTTTGTCCCTGATTTCAATAAATGTCATAAACATGAAGCTGTATTATGACGAAAAATTTGATAAAAGCAGCTTTTTAAAGAATGTTCTCATGGGAAATGCTCTTCCCGGGGAAATAGCAGTAAAGGCAAAAGAGCTCCATATAGCCTACAACGCCTACAGGGTCGTATTTTTGATAAAAACTGAAAAAAACAAGGAAATGTATGTGCATGAGACAATACAGGGCCTTTTTCCAAATAAATCCAAGGATTTCATCATAGTGCTGGATGATGAATTCACCGTACTGATTAAAGAGCTTAAGCCGGACAGCGATTTGAAGGAAATAGAAAAGGTTGCAAGGAGCATTGTTGATACGCTGAACACTGAAACTATGGTGAAGGCCATGGTGGGAATAGGAACAGTGGCAGATAGCCTTGCAGGCACAATGCAGTCATTTAAGGAAGCAAAAACGGCACTAACAGTGGGAGACATATTTTCCAACGACAGTTCTATCTTTCACTATAACAATCTCGGACTGGGAAGGCTTATTTACCAGCTCCCGGAGAATCTTTGCAGGCTGTTTTTAAAAGAGGTATTCAAGGAAGGGTCCTTTGAATCCCTGGATGCGGAATATCTTACTACTATACAGAAATTTTTCGATAACAATTTAAATGTCAGTGAAACGGCAAGACAAATGTTTGTTCACAGAAATACCCTGGTTTACAGGCTGGACAAGATAAAGAAGATAACCGGCCTGGATCTGACCAGATTTGATGATGCCATCATACTTAAGTTTGCAATGCTCATCAAAAAGTATCTGGACAGAGGTGCAAAAGAGAAGGGGCTAAATAAATTAGAAGATTAG
- a CDS encoding phosphotransferase family protein — MIKGKMIGKGMTAEVYEWGQDKVLKLFFDNVTMERVDYEASIGKTVHEAGVPSPAVFGVIDAEDRRGIIYERIEGKTMFLHIQKEPWMVYHYAQHLARLQYEVHKCKLKNLPAQKDKFTDRIKSSSQILGDRLGKILDYMESLPDGNSVCHGDFHFNNIMVSGNRLVPIDWTNAYCGNPLGDVARTCLIMRSPLKYPEFPDIMMPIIQYTKWLICWTYLNEYMRLSKAGYKDIYAWILPVAAARLRDKVPGEEKWLMSVIDKHLRE; from the coding sequence ATGATAAAGGGTAAAATGATAGGAAAAGGTATGACCGCAGAGGTATATGAGTGGGGACAGGATAAAGTATTAAAACTGTTTTTTGATAACGTCACCATGGAGCGGGTAGATTATGAAGCAAGCATTGGGAAAACCGTACATGAAGCGGGGGTGCCTTCTCCGGCAGTATTCGGAGTAATCGACGCCGAGGACCGTAGAGGTATCATATATGAACGTATTGAAGGCAAAACTATGTTTTTGCATATTCAGAAGGAACCCTGGATGGTATACCACTACGCTCAGCATTTGGCAAGGCTGCAATATGAAGTGCACAAATGCAAATTAAAAAATCTTCCTGCCCAAAAAGACAAGTTTACAGACAGGATAAAGAGCTCATCGCAAATATTGGGTGACCGGTTGGGAAAAATCCTAGACTATATGGAAAGCCTTCCCGACGGCAACAGTGTGTGCCATGGAGATTTTCACTTTAACAATATAATGGTTTCCGGGAACAGGTTAGTGCCTATAGACTGGACAAACGCCTACTGTGGAAATCCACTGGGTGATGTGGCCAGGACCTGCCTTATAATGCGATCACCTTTAAAGTACCCGGAATTTCCCGATATCATGATGCCTATAATCCAATATACAAAATGGCTGATCTGCTGGACTTACCTGAATGAGTACATGAGACTTTCAAAGGCAGGATACAAGGATATATATGCATGGATTCTCCCTGTGGCTGCCGCCAGGCTGAGGGACAAGGTACCCGGCGAGGAAAAGTGGTTGATGAGCGTAATCGACAAGCACTTGAGGGAGTAA
- the ftsX gene encoding permease-like cell division protein FtsX, with amino-acid sequence MKIRTARYIFKEGFLNAYRNRLMSLASIAIVMASLLIFGTFFLLAANLNSNLETLKEQPEMQVFCYPEMDEAQIANVEDAIKKDARIKEYVMVTKAEAFNKVKNEIFDGKEYLLEDLDESIMPVSFIIKLVNPEDNAAVVQKFKDMTEVENVTYASQAVEVIANITYWVPLISGVLLLALLVVSMFIISNTIKLTVFARRREINIMKYIGATDWFIRWPFIVEGVIIGVIGSAMAFALMWLGYDAVEQKSSLAFAGIGLSIVKLLKFNQVASVIMIIFGVTGAVVGAFGSFISIRKYLKV; translated from the coding sequence ATGAAGATAAGAACAGCCCGATACATATTTAAAGAAGGTTTTTTGAATGCTTACAGGAACAGACTGATGTCCCTGGCTTCCATAGCCATCGTGATGGCTTCGTTATTGATTTTCGGCACGTTTTTTCTTTTGGCGGCTAATTTGAACTCCAACCTGGAAACACTGAAGGAACAGCCTGAAATGCAGGTGTTCTGCTATCCTGAAATGGACGAAGCCCAGATAGCCAACGTGGAGGATGCCATAAAGAAAGATGCGAGAATAAAGGAATATGTGATGGTAACCAAGGCTGAGGCTTTCAACAAGGTTAAGAATGAAATCTTCGATGGAAAGGAATATTTGCTGGAAGACCTTGATGAAAGCATAATGCCGGTTTCATTCATCATAAAGCTTGTAAATCCGGAAGACAATGCTGCTGTAGTCCAAAAGTTCAAAGATATGACGGAGGTGGAAAACGTAACCTATGCGAGCCAGGCTGTGGAGGTAATTGCGAATATTACCTATTGGGTACCTTTGATAAGCGGTGTTTTACTTTTGGCTCTGCTGGTGGTATCCATGTTCATAATATCCAATACGATAAAGCTCACCGTATTTGCCAGAAGGCGTGAAATCAACATTATGAAATATATAGGCGCCACCGACTGGTTTATCAGATGGCCTTTTATTGTAGAAGGTGTTATAATTGGAGTGATAGGTTCAGCTATGGCGTTTGCCCTGATGTGGCTGGGGTACGACGCGGTTGAGCAAAAATCCAGCCTTGCCTTTGCAGGTATAGGCTTAAGCATTGTAAAACTCTTAAAATTCAACCAAGTTGCTTCCGTCATCATGATTATATTCGGAGTCACAGGAGCTGTTGTAGGAGCTTTTGGAAGCTTTATATCGATACGTAAATATTTAAAAGTTTAA
- a CDS encoding small, acid-soluble spore protein, alpha/beta type yields MKIDEEKLKYEIAEELGLIEKVKKYGWKGLTAKETGKIGGIITKKKRLMQAKGNQQM; encoded by the coding sequence GTGAAAATTGATGAAGAAAAGCTGAAATACGAAATTGCTGAAGAGCTCGGTCTGATTGAAAAAGTGAAGAAATATGGATGGAAGGGGTTAACTGCCAAGGAGACAGGCAAAATAGGCGGCATAATAACAAAAAAGAAAAGGCTGATGCAGGCGAAAGGCAATCAGCAGATGTAA
- a CDS encoding MGMT family protein, translating into MKFFEEVYEVVKRIPKGKVATYGQIAAMTGYPRRARMVGWALHANPYQGIVPCHRVVNRKGELSGGFAFGGPEVQKMLLEKEGIIFNEDGIINLEKYLWKPDKA; encoded by the coding sequence ATGAAATTTTTTGAAGAGGTATATGAGGTTGTAAAGAGAATTCCGAAAGGGAAAGTGGCTACTTATGGCCAAATAGCGGCCATGACGGGGTATCCACGCAGGGCGAGAATGGTAGGATGGGCGCTGCATGCCAATCCATATCAAGGAATAGTGCCCTGTCATAGAGTGGTAAACAGGAAGGGTGAATTGAGCGGAGGCTTTGCTTTTGGAGGGCCTGAGGTCCAAAAAATGCTGCTTGAGAAGGAAGGAATAATATTTAATGAAGATGGTATAATAAATTTAGAAAAGTACTTATGGAAACCAGATAAAGCTTAG